The nucleotide window gacgctttctattggttaaaaagtgacagatcgactttttaaattttctgttctcgctcgttgcgtcaatatcgcataattataaatttcatgtgtctgtccgcttttatataataacccaagttattctcgcattctgattggttctcgcctatggtctattagaggacagacgcatagatgacgacaacgctcgattcaagtttgttttgaagtttttgaattttgactttgaaccaatcacaattctttgctaagcatagcaaccaatcagttcgcttccttttgtatagacattagatcacgtcagtgctattttcgtgtctgtcaaagtggcgaaatttgaaatatatttcattttttttattatataaaacaaatagataccatgttgccgtgcgtctgttcagtaacagatcacagaggacgtcaaaatgtggtaagaacatcagtgacacactcggctgcgcctcgtgtgccacttttttgttcttaccacattttgatgtcatctgtgatctattactgaacagacgcacggcaacatggaatctatttgttaaattaacaataaaaattagccaatgagcgcgcgaggattctgcagttactGTAAAATCAAAATTAGACTAAGCAAGAGCTgatgctcataggctcctggactaaaagaataattatcattgttattgaaGACTACGAGCATTCTTTGTTTCGCCAACGTGCTAGACGAAAACCCTTTATGCCCACAGATCTTTTTTCTCAAGcacgatttttgtttttctcgtgATGACGGACTCTACTATTTGTCCCAACTGTAATTTGTTAAATTTCAACCGCTTAGTTCAATCCTTATTAAAGATCAATGTCCCTAAATATATATGTGGAAGCGGACTGAATCAATTAGCCTCTTTTGTCATAGTATGGAGCGGTATCAATTGAGCTTGCGTTAATATTTGTTGCAGGCATGTAAGAACGTTTACCATGCAAGTACATAACGTTTCGTGTGTCACGTGCCTTGATACGAGGAAACACGCGAGACAGGACATGACACGACAGAcataaaggcctggctaaactaggaaacattgttgcggaaagaatgtttcttgttatgtttgccggggtggctaaactggggaacatatgtttcggacgcaaaatttgtgtccgggaagcaaaaatgtttttgactccaggcaaaaacattttttgtttctgagcagcaaaatttgtttccgcaacaaatgtttcccgcgcggctaaatttggaaacatttgcatccgcaacaatgtttcggcaacaatgtttcctagtttagccaggccttacgCCTCGCGTGTGATGGCTTAGGAACCTGGCTTTTTGTGAAATGTTGCTGTTTGATTGCAAGCGAGTGCATCGAAAATGATGTGGAAAAGGACTTTTCTGCCGTTACTCTTCATTGCTGTGGTCCTTATCTTGGGAAATGCTCTTAAGGATGATAAAGAAATGCCATTTCGTTTGCGGAAATTGAACATGATATGGCAGAAAGCACAGAACAAGATGTCTGAACAAAAGTTGCAAACCTTTCGCCGGTTGCTTGAGATGCAAGACAAAGCAGAAATTCGGTGGAAAGAGTTGAAAACCTCAGGCGGAGATGATGATGGTGAAATGGAAGCGATGCTAAGACTGAAGTTTTCTCGAATTCTTGAGCAGTTTGGTCTGGAAGATCATTTCAAAGATGAGGgcaatgaaataaaagacaacaGAGCAGGAGCTGGTGTTTTTAGTGATAAACGCTTGAGCGAACTCTGGGAATCTGCGAAAGGTTTGTGAGTTTTTAATAGTTTGCTAATGGGTTTTGAGTTACCCGTTATCTGTGATCTTTTGCCCGTCGTTAAACATTTAGCTTGTGAGGAAATCTCTTGTATTAGAGTGACAATATAGGGTTGCACACCAGCCTTCAATTCCTTGCATTTTGTCTGCAGCTCTGAATTCGGAAATAGTTAAGTAATTTAGATTTCAGTGATGATAACAAGAGGAAGCCTTAAATCTCTTAAGGCTGCAGGGATTAGTTATGTTAATAAGAAGAACGAGGCTAATAAGAAATCTCTATGATTGCACGTCGGACAAGTTAATGTAACATCATGAGTGGAATTCAATTAAGCGTAGCTTAGCTTAGCGCAGACCTTTTATTAGTGTGAAAAATTACTGAATGTACAAAACCCTTGTTTGAATCACTTGTCAGGTACGGAATTAGGACAGGGGGTGGCATTTTCATCCATGCTATCATTATAGCTACTAAGATGACAATGCAATTTTTGGCTACCTTACCAAAAAAAATTTGACTAAATTGCAGAATATCCTGCAACTTAAGCATTTGCATTTTAATGGCTAAGAATAACCCCTATTGTATTATAGGACTTGTTCTTCAAAGAATGCTGCCCTTGGGAAACAATAGTGGTCAGATGTGGGGGGGTATTCTGCCATTGCTCCAAAAATTCAAGTGCACCTTACTCCAAGAAttgttttgcataatttcaGGATATTTCTCTTGCAGGTAAATTCAGCTCAGAGGAATTAAGTGACCTTGAAACTGAATTTCAACACCACAAGGATAAACTCAAAGAATACAAGCATCTGGTGGACATTTTAAAGAACCAGGACAGCATCTCTGAAAACTCTGTTTATAGCCACGATAAGATCAAGGACCACGAGCGTGAGAAGTTACACGAGACACTTCAGGACACACACGAAACACTGACTAAAAGCTTTATGAGGTTAAAGGAAAAAGTAACAAGTGATGGAAAGGAAAATGAGTTTGTTGATCAGCGGGTCCTTGAATTATGGGAGAAAGCTAAGCAAAAGTTTAGTGGAGAGGAACTTGACTCAATCAAGGTACAGatgtttgttcttgttttaaacaaaatattgaaaattaatccttttttgttttgctattaAAACATAGGGACATCAGCTATTCATTACAACTTGAACAAAAATTACACCAGGGTGCAACCAAAATTAATGTATCCTAAAAGTAGAACTGAAACATTAGAAAACATATTTTAGAAGCACTCAACATCAATTCTTTTAAACGTGCATTaattgcattattattattattaatagaatattacagtattattattgttgctgtcATTGCAATGCAGAACAGTAAAGAAATAATTAGGTACAAAAAGCATTTTAGGAACAGATACAGTACCATCATACAGTACTTACCATCATATCCTGATAAAGAGGAAGTTTCTGAGTAGGTTGTGGCAACAAGCATTATAGGAGAATGGTGCTGAGGTACCAAGTAGGAGTTTTAAAACCATCTACATCAAGtaaatttcatgttttcaacCATGGCCAGAATTTTGTGAAATGAGAATTAAGTTAAGGTTCCAACAATATAATCAAAATGCTTTAAATTTTTGTTGAAGGATGAGCTGAAACATTTTGATCATAAGATCAGGAAGCATAAATATTATGTCCAGGAAGTGGAGGATTCCGAGCGTCTTCTGCAACAAGGCCTTGAACATCGAAAGGAAAAGCACAATTCTTTGGTTGAGAAAGCCAAGGAACATGCCCGATGGGTAAGAACTTTTCATTCCTTAATGTATTTTCTTTATGGATAAAACATAATAACAGCACTTTGTTGTGGTCGggtcctggggcctgtttcttgaaagtcccaaaactttttGGGCATATTTtaggtgacataattctctttgtatcttcaaaacgagggtgtctcgaggcacaaaactttgcagttatttttatttttattctctttacaacatgtgaaaagaccagctttacagaataagcaggttgtagttttacgaatggcttttccggaccgaaaagttctcgggactttttaagaaacgggcccctggccccAAAAGTCTTTAACGTTTATCAGACATGAAAAGTTTTATTTTGTGGCAAGTGTGTTATAAGCAATTTGAGAATTAAAACTGGagtttaaaatgaaattaacatGTTTTGAATGTGAGAGTTCACTTACACTTTTTTAGAGAAATTTTCAGAGTCCAATCCATTTTTTTCATGTACCAAGCTTGGGTCATCAatgacaaaatgaaaatttatgCATCATTTACACTTTAATACTGCGTatcagggctgaaaataatggctggatgttggccggtcaagatgaccggccaaactaaattttagcttggtcataccttgtttctgaccggtcaaatataaaatgaaaactgcaacttttgcctaat belongs to Acropora muricata isolate sample 2 chromosome 9, ASM3666990v1, whole genome shotgun sequence and includes:
- the LOC136927855 gene encoding alpha-2-macroglobulin receptor-associated protein-like, whose product is MMWKRTFLPLLFIAVVLILGNALKDDKEMPFRLRKLNMIWQKAQNKMSEQKLQTFRRLLEMQDKAEIRWKELKTSGGDDDGEMEAMLRLKFSRILEQFGLEDHFKDEGNEIKDNRAGAGVFSDKRLSELWESAKGKFSSEELSDLETEFQHHKDKLKEYKHLVDILKNQDSISENSVYSHDKIKDHEREKLHETLQDTHETLTKSFMRLKEKVTSDGKENEFVDQRVLELWEKAKQKFSGEELDSIKDELKHFDHKIRKHKYYVQEVEDSERLLQQGLEHRKEKHNSLVEKAKEHARWVKKMHSNLMDKVTRSEL